GTCCCCTCCCCCCATGCGGGGGAGGGACAGGGTGGGGGGGAAGGTGCGACCAGTTCAGGAGATGGCAGCTTCACCCACCCCCTGGCCCCCTCCCGTCAAGGGAGGGGGGAAGAACTCCCCCGATGCTTCCTCAGAATGGTGGCGGGATCAGTAGTCCTCGCGCGCCAGGTTTTCGAATCGGGTCCACTCGCCACGGAAGGCGAGGTCGACGGTGCCGATCGGGCCGCTCCTGTGCTTGCCGATGATGACTTCCGCCTTCCCCTTCAGCTCCTCGTTTTCCTTGTCGTACACCTCGCCGCGGTACACGAACATGATGATGTCCGCGTCCTGCTCGATGGCGCCGGACTCCCTGAGGTCGCTCATCATCGGGCGCTTGTCGGAGCGCTGCTCCAGTCCGCGGTTCAGCTGGGAGAGTGCGATAACCGGGATCTCCAGCTCTTTGGCAAGCCCTTTCAGGGAGCGCGAGATTTCCGAGATCTCCTGCTGGCGCGATTCGGGGTTCGCTCCGCCGCGCATGAGCTGCAGGTAGTCGATGACGATGAGGCCGATGTCGTGCTCCGCCTTCAGTCGCCGAGCCTTGGAGCGGAGCTCCAGGATGGAAATGGATGCGGTGTCGTCGATGAAGATCTTCGAGTCGTGCAAGGATCCCGCCGCCTTCGCCAGCTTGGGCCAGTCGTTTTCCTGCAGGTTTCCGGTCTTGAGCCGGCTGAGATCGACGCGGGCCTGGGAACAGAGAAGCCTCTCCACGAGCTGCTCCTTGCTCATCTCCAGCGACCAGATCGCCGCCGGGTGGCGCTGCTGCGCCTCGACCGCCGCGTACTGTGCGACATTGAGGGCAAAGGTCGTCTTCCCCATGGCGGGGCGCCCGGCGATGATGACGAGGTCGCCGGCATGGAACCCCGCGGTCATCTTGTCGAGGTCGTGGTAGCCGGTCGGAACGCCGGTGACCGCCTCCTTCTTTTCGTAGAGGAGCTCGATGTTCCTCATGGCGTCTTTGAGGACGTCGCGCACCTGGAAGTACGCCG
The DNA window shown above is from Geomonas sp. RF6 and carries:
- the dnaB gene encoding replicative DNA helicase → MQQSDLRKLPPQSIEAEMSILGGILVDNEAINRALEILTPEDLYRESHRKIMRAMIDLNERGEPCDLITLTTILKKKGELEEVGGGAYLATLVDFVPMASNIQYYCKIVKEKCVTRKLITAATDIVTKGFEDQVDVEELLDGAQKVIFEISENKIRPAYFQVRDVLKDAMRNIELLYEKKEAVTGVPTGYHDLDKMTAGFHAGDLVIIAGRPAMGKTTFALNVAQYAAVEAQQRHPAAIWSLEMSKEQLVERLLCSQARVDLSRLKTGNLQENDWPKLAKAAGSLHDSKIFIDDTASISILELRSKARRLKAEHDIGLIVIDYLQLMRGGANPESRQQEISEISRSLKGLAKELEIPVIALSQLNRGLEQRSDKRPMMSDLRESGAIEQDADIIMFVYRGEVYDKENEELKGKAEVIIGKHRSGPIGTVDLAFRGEWTRFENLAREDY